The proteins below come from a single Parachlamydiales bacterium genomic window:
- a CDS encoding endo alpha-1,4 polygalactosaminidase, whose protein sequence is MKEFFPFQLVVMDTQHHIPLEGFRENNMTILGYINLGEIEERQHIFKDPLIKQFLLQENPHWKGSYFVDLRHKAWVKLVIEELIPQTLFAGFDGIFIDTLDNAEFLEQTDPEKFKGMKEAAGNLIKTIRYHYPGIKIMVNRAYYLLPVIGDIINMELGESVYTTYNFKTKEYEFVSTEDYQLQVEILQKAKKDFKNLQVFTLDYWNPKDKEMYKNIYKLQRDNGFTPYVSTLSLDTVITEP, encoded by the coding sequence GTGAAAGAATTTTTTCCTTTTCAGCTGGTTGTGATGGATACCCAACATCACATTCCATTGGAAGGCTTTCGTGAAAATAATATGACTATTTTGGGATACATCAATTTAGGAGAAATTGAAGAACGCCAGCATATTTTTAAAGATCCTCTGATCAAGCAATTTCTCCTGCAGGAGAACCCTCACTGGAAAGGAAGTTATTTTGTAGATCTCCGCCATAAGGCGTGGGTCAAGCTTGTAATTGAGGAATTGATCCCTCAAACACTTTTTGCAGGTTTTGATGGCATTTTTATAGACACTTTGGATAATGCGGAATTTCTTGAGCAAACAGACCCTGAAAAATTCAAAGGTATGAAAGAGGCAGCGGGTAATCTTATTAAAACCATCCGTTATCATTATCCGGGCATTAAAATTATGGTGAACAGAGCTTATTACCTATTACCGGTCATAGGAGATATCATCAATATGGAATTAGGAGAGTCTGTTTACACAACCTATAACTTTAAAACTAAAGAATATGAATTCGTTTCGACCGAGGATTACCAACTTCAGGTAGAGATTTTGCAGAAAGCTAAAAAAGATTTTAAGAATTTGCAAGTATTTACATTAGATTACTGGAACCCAAAGGATAAAGAGATGTATAAAAATATTTATAAATTACAGCGTGATAATGGATTTACACCTTATGTTTCGACTTTGTCGCTGGACACCGTTATTACGGAACCTTAG
- a CDS encoding HAMP domain-containing sensor histidine kinase, with protein MYKKVLLSASHEIHTYLNGILGYSSLLEFTELNENQQKQVEKIHRSGENLLALIDDTLLFDTLSNDQTQMNLQLIDVGNLFSTIHESMDAYANSKGKNLIWEQAIPSNFSAHLDESKIHTVVIKILKFFILMDQHKEIRFRVRVEESLILEVLTAEAIIPDEKLGLIFEKISPTDIPNVRSNDCTGFELAIAYKILELLKGKITFKNTEKGSLLTCIYPIVQKLA; from the coding sequence ATGTATAAGAAAGTGCTTTTAAGCGCTTCGCACGAGATCCATACCTATTTAAACGGAATTCTAGGCTATTCTTCATTACTGGAGTTTACAGAGCTTAACGAAAACCAGCAAAAGCAGGTAGAAAAAATTCATAGGTCAGGTGAGAACCTACTTGCTTTGATTGATGATACATTATTATTCGACACGTTATCCAACGATCAAACCCAAATGAATTTGCAGTTGATTGATGTGGGCAACCTATTTAGCACGATCCACGAAAGCATGGATGCTTATGCAAATTCCAAAGGTAAGAATTTGATATGGGAACAGGCTATACCGTCAAACTTTTCAGCCCATCTGGATGAATCAAAAATTCATACTGTAGTCATTAAAATATTGAAATTTTTCATTTTGATGGATCAGCACAAAGAAATAAGATTTCGTGTGAGAGTAGAGGAATCATTGATTTTAGAAGTACTGACTGCTGAAGCGATAATACCGGATGAGAAGCTGGGTTTAATCTTCGAAAAGATTTCACCTACAGATATACCCAATGTTAGATCAAATGATTGTACAGGATTTGAATTAGCAATAGCGTATAAGATCTTAGAACTATTGAAAGGGAAAATTACCTTTAAAAATACAGAAAAGGGGTCATTATTGACCTGTATCTATCCTATTGTTCAAAAGTTAGCTTGA
- the aroA gene encoding 3-phosphoshikimate 1-carboxyvinyltransferase produces the protein MSTFRIQKSKLKGELTIPPSKSHTVRAILFAAFADGCSTIYNYLASPDTEAMVNACRLFGATLHIFPDRIEVVGTNGKIKHAEDVIHAGNSGLTFRFATALGALASSPVVVTGDYSIRHYRPILPLLEGLSQLGVKTASMRGDNHAPVIVQGPIRPGAANIESEDAQYASSLIIASAFAEGPIEIFVSKAGEKPWIDVTLSWLDRLGIPYERKGYDYYRLEGKARYKGFEYTVPGDFSTAAFPIAAALITQSELRLNNLDMSDSQGDKELIHQFCKMGAAIEIDTTNHTIWVRKGPTLKGMEIDINDFVDAVTILAVVGCFAEGETLIHNAAVVKHKECNRLACISSELKKMGADITPTDDGLLIRKSALKGSHLHSYHDHRMALSLAVAAMTAEEPSTITPIDCVAKTFPTFVQDFTTLGAKIEIVS, from the coding sequence ATGAGCACTTTCAGAATCCAAAAATCTAAGTTAAAGGGTGAACTGACTATTCCCCCTTCCAAATCCCATACTGTACGCGCTATTTTATTCGCTGCCTTTGCGGATGGCTGTAGCACCATCTATAACTACTTAGCTTCTCCCGATACAGAAGCGATGGTGAATGCCTGCCGCCTTTTCGGAGCTACCCTGCACATTTTTCCTGACCGTATTGAGGTTGTGGGAACCAATGGGAAAATTAAACATGCTGAAGATGTCATCCACGCCGGCAATTCCGGACTCACCTTCCGCTTTGCCACGGCACTGGGCGCCTTAGCCTCCTCTCCGGTTGTGGTCACAGGGGACTATTCCATCCGTCATTATCGCCCTATCCTTCCCCTATTAGAAGGACTATCCCAATTAGGTGTTAAGACAGCGTCCATGCGTGGTGACAACCACGCTCCTGTAATTGTCCAGGGACCTATCCGTCCAGGCGCTGCAAACATTGAAAGTGAAGACGCTCAGTATGCCTCCTCCCTTATTATCGCTTCTGCATTTGCAGAGGGGCCTATCGAAATTTTTGTCAGCAAAGCGGGAGAAAAGCCTTGGATCGATGTCACCCTGTCCTGGCTGGACAGGCTGGGTATTCCCTATGAAAGGAAGGGCTATGACTATTATAGGCTGGAAGGAAAAGCGCGTTATAAAGGGTTTGAGTACACAGTACCAGGCGATTTCAGTACAGCAGCTTTCCCTATCGCAGCCGCCCTAATCACGCAGTCAGAACTTCGCCTGAATAACTTGGACATGTCGGATTCTCAAGGAGACAAAGAACTGATACATCAGTTCTGCAAAATGGGGGCTGCCATTGAAATCGATACTACGAACCATACCATTTGGGTAAGAAAAGGACCCACACTCAAAGGAATGGAAATTGACATCAACGATTTTGTCGACGCAGTAACCATCCTTGCTGTAGTGGGTTGCTTTGCCGAGGGTGAGACACTTATCCATAACGCTGCTGTTGTTAAACATAAAGAATGCAACCGACTAGCGTGTATATCTTCCGAATTAAAGAAAATGGGAGCAGATATCACTCCTACCGACGATGGCCTTCTAATAAGAAAGTCCGCCTTGAAGGGCAGCCACCTCCACTCTTATCACGATCACCGTATGGCATTATCGCTAGCAGTGGCAGCTATGACAGCTGAAGAGCCTTCTACAATCACACCTATTGATTGCGTCGCTAAAACCTTCCCCACTTTTGTGCAGGATTTCACTACTCTAGGTGCAAAAATCGAGATCGTGTCATGA
- a CDS encoding response regulator: MIFVNNEFQGKKALIADDFLVNQEMMEEMLQLLGFSVDTADDGGEAIQLWQENTYDIIFMDIQMPVKNGYEVTKYIREQEKNLSKRTLILALTANAQAGDREKCIESGMDGYISKPIEIKQLRNKVLEIFNLNSKP, from the coding sequence ATGATATTTGTAAATAACGAATTTCAAGGCAAAAAAGCCCTGATTGCAGATGATTTTTTGGTAAACCAGGAAATGATGGAAGAAATGCTGCAGTTACTGGGTTTTAGTGTCGACACCGCCGATGATGGGGGGGAAGCCATTCAGTTATGGCAGGAGAACACCTACGACATAATTTTTATGGATATCCAAATGCCGGTCAAAAATGGTTATGAAGTAACCAAATACATAAGAGAACAAGAGAAAAACCTGTCAAAACGTACGTTGATATTAGCACTAACGGCTAATGCACAAGCGGGTGATAGGGAAAAATGTATTGAGAGCGGTATGGACGGTTATATCAGTAAGCCGATAGAGATCAAACAGTTGAGAAATAAGGTTTTAGAAATATTCAACTTGAACTCAAAACCCTAG